CGTGATCAACGAAGATTTTGTGCAGCCGGGCATGGGGTTTGGCATGCACCCGCACCGGGACATGGAAATTATTACGTATATTGTCAGCGGCGCGCTGGAACACAAAGACAGCCTGGGGACCGGCTCCGTGATTCGGCCCGGCGACGTGCAGCGGATGACCGCCGGCGCGGGCATTCGGCACAGCGAGTTCAATCCGTCGCATAAGGAATCGGTTCACCTGTTGCAAATTTGGATTTTGCCCCAGCGCCAAGGCCTGCAACCCTGCTACGAGCAAAAAACCATTGCCGAGAGCGAACGAACAAATCGGCTGCGGTTGATTGCCTCGCCGGAGGGTCGAGATGGCTCGGTGACTATTCATCAACAGGCCGACGTATATGCGGCCCTACTGCAGGCCGGACAGAAAACCGAGCACGAGTTGAAATTGGGCCGGCTGGCCTGGCTGCAGGTTGTGCGCGGCAGCGTGACGTTGAACGGAATGGATTTGAAACCCGGCGACGGTGCGGCGGTGGAAAATGAACAGCGACTGGAAATTGTCGCCCAGGATGCGGCCGAGTTACTGTTATTTGATCTGTCTGCGAATTAAGTGACGTGATGGTCTTTGGCAATTTGTTGCACCACATCGAGCAGGAACAGGTCCTCGCCGAAGCGAGCCAACAGCGAGAGCCCCAGCGGCAGTTCGCCGCCTTCGACGGTGACCATCGACAGCGGCAGCGACACTTGGGGCAAGCGGCAAATGCCGGCTATCGAGGTCAGCGACAACGCCCGTTTGTAATAGTCGCCGACGCGCTGATCCATTCCCAGGCTTTGCTTGACGGGGGCCGGAGCTGGCGTGGTGGGAATGCACAGCAGATCGGCGGCGCCAAGAAATTTTTGCATCGCCCGATAGAATTTTTCTCGGCGCACAATGGCCGAGGGCACCCTGCGGCGGTCGAGACTTTTCACGAGTTCGAAATTCTTGGTTGTGACCGGGCCGAACGTGGGTTTGCATTCGGCAATCCAAGGCCCCAGCGAGTTTTCAATTTCCGCCCATTGCATGACGCAATACGTTTCAAACCAGGGATCAAAACTTGCCGGTCCGGGCTCCGTGTTCCCGGCGATTTCGGCCAATGAAGTTTCTCGCACTGCGGGGCCAAATTGTTTTCGCAATTTCTCAAGCGCCTGCTGATGGGCCTGCTGAACGGCGGGCTCGGCCAGTTGGAACGCTTCCTTCAGCAGATGAATGGTTTTCGGTTTCGCCGGGGCCGAAACGTGGCTTTGGGAATTTGCAGGAGCCAGAGCGCCCAACAGCACGCCGGCGGCACGGGCCAAAATTTCGGCATTGCGGGCGTGAATGCCGACAGTATCGAACGTGGGAGCAAACGGCATGGCCCCGGCTACGGAAATAAAATCGTGCGAGGGGCGCAACCCCCACACGCCGCAATTGCTGGCCGGCACACGGACCGAGCCGCCGGTATCGCTGCCCAGTGCAAAATCGGCCAGCCCACAGGCGACCGCGGAAACCGAACCGCTGGACGAGCCGCCCGGCACTCGATTGGGCGCGCGCGGATTCAAAGGCGTGCCGTAAAAATGATTTTCGCCAATCAGACTGAAAGCCAATTCATCCGACACCGTTTTGCCGATGCATTGGCCGCCGGCCGCCAGCAGTTGATCGATGACCACGGCGTGGCTACGCGCCGGGGGATGCGTGTCGCGCCAGCTCGGATTTCCGCAACCGGTTTTGCGCCCGGCGATGTCGATCAGATCTTTTACGCCAAACCGCAGCCCCGCCAACGGGCCATCGCTGCCGGGTTGCAACTCGAAAGTTTCGACAAAGGCGCCGCTTTGCTCAATGGTAATGCTCATCGGTGCTCCGGCGATGCGCAAAAAATCGTTGAGTTTGAAGTTTTAAAATACCGGCTGCAGTTGTTTCAGCCGGGCTTCCGTTTCCGTCATCAGCGCATCTTCTGCTTTTTCGTCGGCAGCTTCGTAGGTGACAGAAAACCGCAGGAACGGTCCGGCATCGTCCCACGGGACGGTGATGATGGAATGCTCGTTGATCAAGAACTGACTGGCGGCCTCGGCATTCTCGAATTGCACACCGCCGGATTGCAATTTGCCCGACTTAGCACCGGCAAAACCCTTTGGACTTCGCGTGTATAAAAAATATGTTCCGCCGGGCATTTGGCAGGTGAACCCGCAGCGTGTGAGCATGCTGACCAATTTCCGCAAGCGGCGCTCGTACTTCGTGCGGACTTGCCGAGGAATGGAGTCGTCATCCAGTGCGGCGGCGGCCGCCTTTTGAATGGCGATAAACTGGCCGCTGTCGCTATTATCTTTCACGTCGGAAAATGCGCGCACGATTCGTTCGTGTCCGCAAACCCAACCCAATCGCCAGCCGATCATGTGAAATCCCTTCGACATGGAATGGATTTCCACACCCACTTCTTTGGCTCCTGGAACACTCAAGAAACTATGCGGCGGACAATCGTAACTAAGCATGCCGTGGGCCGCATCTTGAATGACAACAATTTTGTGCTGCTGTGCAAACTCGACCACACGCATATAGAAATCCGGCGTGGCAGTTTTGCCGGTGGGGCTGTTGGGGTAGCACAGCACCAGCAATTTAGTGCGCGAGAGCACGTCGGCGGGAATCGATTTGAGATCGGGGAAAAAATCGTTTTCCGCCAGCAGCGGCAGGCGATGAACTTCGCCGCCGTAATACTTGGTGTGTGTGCCGGCCACAGGATAGCCAGGCACGGTCATCAGTGTGACATCGCCAGGGTTGATGAAGGCCGCCGGCAACATGGCCAGTGCCGTTTTGGAGCCGATGCAATGGTTGACTTCGGTTGCCGGATCAAGCTGCACGCCGAAGTTGCGCTGCATGAATCGCGCCGCCGCCGCTTTGAACTCCGTAATGCCGTTGTCGGCGTAACCGCGGTTTTCGGTGCGGTTGATTTCGCGCGCCATAACAGCCCGGACGCTTTCGGGGGCCATTTCGTCATTTTCTCCGATGCCGAAATCAATCAGCGTGCGTTCGGGATGCTCGGCCAGCGCTTTGCGCTTGGCGCGTTTAATTTTTTCGAACTTGTAAATCTCGGATCCCTTGCCGTAATTGGCGCCGCCAATTCGCTGGGCAAATCGGGATTGAAAATAGGGATCGGACATGATGACGCGAACGCTCGTGACTCGACGATTTGGATGGAATTGCCCTCAGCCCTGCCGAACGCGATTTTTACGATCTGTCAGCCTAACGTCGGGTTCGCGCTACGACAAGCGGCCGACGCGAACTTGTGATGTTAGGATTAGGCCAATGTGTTTCCATCAACAACTAAATTTCAGGAATTTTGAATAAATTAAGTTTGCTCTGGGGTCTTTATTATTAGAAGCCACCGATGGCAGCGAACAAAAAATCACTTGCGGAACGGTTGGCACGCGGCGAGGAATCGGCCTTCGCCGAGTTGTATGATGTCTGCGCCAACAAGTTACGCGGATTTCTCTTGCTGCGTCTACACGACCCTGAGCAGGCTGCCGAGGTATTACAAATCACATTCGTGCGAGCAGTGGAACATCGGAAGCGGTTTGCTAACGTGGAAAATCCAACAGCGTATCTATTTCAAATGGCTCGGAATGAAGCTGTTCGAAATGTTAAAAAGGATCAATCTCGACGATATCCAGAATTCCAATTGCTGGAACAAAAAACAGACGTGACTGCGAATCCCTATGCTGCTCACGATGATGCTGAAATGGTTGCAGCAGCTTTGGCGAAGTTAGACATTGAAGATCGCGAATTGGTTGAACTTAAAATTTTTGCAGGCCTCACCTTTCAAGAAATTGCTGCGGTCACTGCTCAACCGCCGGCAACAGTGGCCACACGTTATCGCCGGGCCTTGGAATCGTTGCGACCCTGGTTGAGTAAACAACTTCGATAGAACGAAAAACATTGATTGATTGGAGTTGGATTTTTATGAGAGTAGGCAATGGATAATGAATCGCTTGATCCAATCGAGCAGCAGTTGCGTTTGGTCACCCCAAAGGCCTTGCCCTCTGGTTTGCGCGTCCTGACGTTGTTGGCAGTGCATAAACGATTAATGACTCAACGCTGGGAACGCCGCATAGGACGATTAACCGCTGCTGTTTTAGTACTTGGAATTGTTTTGAATTGGACCGTCGGCTGGCACGATCACGGCGCGCTTTTCGGCCGAGAAGTTGCTACATCGGCTGCCGATTCTCGGGCGATTGTCGAAGTGGCAGTAGCTATCGGAAAAGAAACTGATGCGGAAACCGGCCGCCGCATGGCCGAACAGTTGACGGTTTTAAGCGGTGCGGCGAACAGTCCGGAGCAGGCTGCCGCGATCGAACAAGAAATTCAGCGGCGCTTGAAAAGCGGGAAACTTGTCCGCAAGGAAGGCTAGTCATGAAACTGTACTCGAGTCGCGCCTTGAGGAGGATCGGCGTTGGATTGGGACTTTTATTAGGTTTGGCATTAGTATTCAACGGCATTCTGGCTTGGCGCACACAGCACCGGCTGGATTCCATGTTGGCGGAATTGCGCGCCGCTGGCGAACCTGTCTCTCTTGCTGACTTGGCGCCAAAGCCCATCTCGGATGAAAAAAACGCTGCCGTTTATTTACAGCGCACGATTCCTCGACTTGATGCATTCGAAAGACAGTACGATCAGTTCTATCAATCGCCGCTTGGAGAAACTTGCGAAGAACGCGAAAACAGGCACGAGCCACCTACCCCTGAGCAGTTGGCCGCGATAAGAAAAATCGTTGATGCTTATCCAGAAATTATTACAGCGTTTCAACAGGCAGCGGCATGCGATGAGTATGCTTCATTGGCGGACTTCAGTCTTTGGCCAAGCGCGTACTTGAAAGGGACAATTCATCATAGTGGCGAGCCCCGCAAATTCGCCCGATTTGTGGCTTGGAAAATGGCAGTTTTAGCCTCTGAAGGAAATCCTGACGCAGCCCTGGGTCTCGGCGTCCAAATGTTGAAATTCGCCCGGCTGTATGATCACGAGCCATTGCTAGTGAACTATTTGGTGTCGATTGCGCTGCGCAACAGCATGTGTGGCCCGATCAGCGAGATTTTGTACCGTCACCAGGTTTCTCTCGAAGCACGCGCCAGACTCGACGCCGAATTGGCCCTGCAAGATAGCCCGGCGCCCTTGCAACTGGCATTGCGCAATGAGCGGGCCTTTTCCATCCGCTTTGTACAAGAACAGTCGGGACCCATTTCAGCGGCACTACGTTGGCCGATGGTCAACTGGATGTTAGGCGAATTGGAAGCCGAAAATGCAGCGTACAACTTCGTCAAGCAACCGTTAGGGCTGGTACAGCCGCGACCAGATGGCCAACCATTTCGCCTATGGCCCGAGCAAATCGATCGTGCGCTGGTGGGCCGGCTAATCGGCAACGCAATTCTGGCGACCATGGGCGCAGACCTTCGGTGGCGAGTGTGGTCTCGATGTTTGCGAGTAATCAACTCGGAGGGCGAATATCACCAACGCACCGGGAAGGACGCGGACAACATTGAACAATTATCCTTGCCGCGTGAAGCGATAACGGATCCTTATACCGGCCAGCCGTTATTATTAAAAAAAACCGACGACGGCTGGATAGTTTATTCCGTGGGTCCAAATGGCAAAAACGACAACGGAAATTTTAGCAACCAAATGGACGAAGGCATCGCACCACCAGGGCAAATACAAGAATAGACTGACTGCCGCTTTGTGTTGAGGTTTAGGCAGCATAATACGCACAGGCCTTCAATCCTGTCCGGAAGCGGACTAACTCGGTCAGCGAGTCAACTTCAGCGTCGGAGAGTGGAGTAACAAAAGGTTCGGTGGGACGACGAGCCATTGTGTAAATTTGCACAAGCTTGATTATTCCTCCAGCGGCGATAAATTCACTCAGCCGATCGCAAAAGGCGAGTTGTTCAGCAAAAGAGGGGGGATCGCCATTCACATTCATAAACAAAGCTTGAATCACGATTGGGCGCACTTGCGCAGCCGTTCTAATATTGTCGAGTATTTGTTGAAACGGAATCGTCGTCCTGTCAACCAGCTTATAATAATCTTCCGTGCCCGCATCCAACTTGGCCCAAATTTCACCATTATTTTCATTCAGAATGGCCAATCCCCGTTGCACATGCTCGCGATGAAACATGCTGGCGTTCGTGATCAACACCAT
This portion of the Pirellulales bacterium genome encodes:
- a CDS encoding sigma-70 family RNA polymerase sigma factor, which encodes MAANKKSLAERLARGEESAFAELYDVCANKLRGFLLLRLHDPEQAAEVLQITFVRAVEHRKRFANVENPTAYLFQMARNEAVRNVKKDQSRRYPEFQLLEQKTDVTANPYAAHDDAEMVAAALAKLDIEDRELVELKIFAGLTFQEIAAVTAQPPATVATRYRRALESLRPWLSKQLR
- a CDS encoding radical SAM protein codes for the protein MFSDGKNKSAPFRVNTQLFAHHERTFENFRFVYPVLSRRANGLSLGVNLNPDKVCNFDCIYCQVNRTLPAETTFVETERLLDELNVGLRLILTGDIYRTEKFRCTPPSLRRLNDIAFSGDGEPTTYRNFDELIAKCAEVKSRHRLGEVKMVLITNASMFHREHVQRGLAILNENNGEIWAKLDAGTEDYYKLVDRTTIPFQQILDNIRTAAQVRPIVIQALFMNVNGDPPSFAEQLAFCDRLSEFIAAGGIIKLVQIYTMARRPTEPFVTPLSDAEVDSLTELVRFRTGLKACAYYAA
- a CDS encoding pirin family protein, which gives rise to MITLRKADQRGQTKIDWLDSRHSFSFGDYYDPQQMGFGPLRVINEDFVQPGMGFGMHPHRDMEIITYIVSGALEHKDSLGTGSVIRPGDVQRMTAGAGIRHSEFNPSHKESVHLLQIWILPQRQGLQPCYEQKTIAESERTNRLRLIASPEGRDGSVTIHQQADVYAALLQAGQKTEHELKLGRLAWLQVVRGSVTLNGMDLKPGDGAAVENEQRLEIVAQDAAELLLFDLSAN
- a CDS encoding LL-diaminopimelate aminotransferase; amino-acid sequence: MSDPYFQSRFAQRIGGANYGKGSEIYKFEKIKRAKRKALAEHPERTLIDFGIGENDEMAPESVRAVMAREINRTENRGYADNGITEFKAAAARFMQRNFGVQLDPATEVNHCIGSKTALAMLPAAFINPGDVTLMTVPGYPVAGTHTKYYGGEVHRLPLLAENDFFPDLKSIPADVLSRTKLLVLCYPNSPTGKTATPDFYMRVVEFAQQHKIVVIQDAAHGMLSYDCPPHSFLSVPGAKEVGVEIHSMSKGFHMIGWRLGWVCGHERIVRAFSDVKDNSDSGQFIAIQKAAAAALDDDSIPRQVRTKYERRLRKLVSMLTRCGFTCQMPGGTYFLYTRSPKGFAGAKSGKLQSGGVQFENAEAASQFLINEHSIITVPWDDAGPFLRFSVTYEAADEKAEDALMTETEARLKQLQPVF
- a CDS encoding amidase, which produces MSITIEQSGAFVETFELQPGSDGPLAGLRFGVKDLIDIAGRKTGCGNPSWRDTHPPARSHAVVIDQLLAAGGQCIGKTVSDELAFSLIGENHFYGTPLNPRAPNRVPGGSSSGSVSAVACGLADFALGSDTGGSVRVPASNCGVWGLRPSHDFISVAGAMPFAPTFDTVGIHARNAEILARAAGVLLGALAPANSQSHVSAPAKPKTIHLLKEAFQLAEPAVQQAHQQALEKLRKQFGPAVRETSLAEIAGNTEPGPASFDPWFETYCVMQWAEIENSLGPWIAECKPTFGPVTTKNFELVKSLDRRRVPSAIVRREKFYRAMQKFLGAADLLCIPTTPAPAPVKQSLGMDQRVGDYYKRALSLTSIAGICRLPQVSLPLSMVTVEGGELPLGLSLLARFGEDLFLLDVVQQIAKDHHVT